In Cervus elaphus chromosome 7, mCerEla1.1, whole genome shotgun sequence, the following proteins share a genomic window:
- the PI16 gene encoding peptidase inhibitor 16 isoform X4 produces the protein MQSSGSLLAYLLLPLLLLGAAPGPAGALSEVEKHVMVELHNLYRAQVSPPATSMLRMRWDEELAAFAKAYAQQCVWGHNKERGRRGENLFAITGEGLDVPLAMEEWHHEREHYNLSAISCAAGQMCGHYTQVVWAKTERIGCGSHFCEKLQGVDETNIHLLVCNYEPPGNVKGQRPYQEGTPCSQCPLGYHCKNSLCEPIKGQEEAEDLSSLIIEAPSPLATEASSSRKEGIDSSLATEPPPLLVTEVSSSLATKVLSSKETKAPSSLVTEDSPSTATETPLSLATKVPSVLATHSPLSLDKRPATLLPKSTHDPTPKSADKEARSTRMPSRILESSLHPKISLMGTREPLPLSQEEGEAEAELLHSSEILASVFPAQDKPGTAKDYFPK, from the exons ATGCAGAGCTCCGGCAGTCTCCTGGCGTAtctgctgctgccactgctaCTGCTGGGGGCTGCCCCAGGCCCCGCCGGCGCCCTCAGTGAAGTTGAGAAACACGTGATGGTGGAGCTGCACAACCTCTATCGAGCCCAGGTGTCCCCGCCGGCCACCAGCATGCTGCGAATG AGGTGGGACGAGGAGCTGGCCGCCTTCGCCAAGGCCTACGCGCAGCAGTGCGTGTGGGGCCACAACAAGGAGCGAGGGCGACGCGGCGAGAACCTGTTTGCCATCACGGGCGAGGGTCTGGACGTGCCTCTGGCCATGGAGGAGTGGCACCACGAGCGCGAGCACTACAACCTCAGCGCCATCAGCTGCGCTGCGGGCCAGATGTGCGGCCACTACACGCAG GTGGTCTGGGCCAAGACAGAGAGGATTGGCTGTGGTTCCCACTTCTGTGAGAAGCTCCAGGGCGTTGACGAGACCAACATCCACTTGCTGGTTTGCAACTATGAGCCCCC GGGGAACGTGAAGGGCCAGAGGCCCTACCAAGAggggactccatgctcccaatgtccCTTGGGCTACCACTGCAAAAACTCCCTTTGTG AACCCATCAAAGGCCAGGAAGAGGCTGAGGATTTGTCTTCCCTGATAATTGAGGCCCCATCTCCCCTAGCAACAGAAGCCTCAAGCTCTAGGAAAGAGGGGATCGATTCTTCCTTAGCAACAGAACCTCCACCCCTTTTGGTAACAGAGGTCTCAAGCTCCCTGGCAACAAAGGTTCTATCGTCTAAAGAAACCAAGGCCCCATCTTCCTTAGTAACGGAAGACTCCCCTTCCACGGCAACAGAGACTCCACTTTCCTTAGCAACTAAGGTCCCTTCCGTTTTGGCCACTCACAGCCCGCTCTCCTTGGATAAGAGGCCAGCTACCCTCCTCCCCAAATCAACCCATGATCCCACCCCCAAATCGGCAGACAAAGAGGCCAGGAGTACAAGAATGCCTTCCAGGATCCTGGAGAGTTCTCTGCACCCCAAGATATCCTTGATGGGGACACGGGAGCCGCTACCCCTCTCCCAGGAGGAGGGTGAGGCTGAGGCCGAGTTGCTTCATTCCAGTGAGATCTTGGCCTCAGTCTTTCCAGCCCAGGACAAGCCAG GTACTGCCAAAGACTactttccaaagtga
- the PI16 gene encoding peptidase inhibitor 16 isoform X1, producing the protein MQSSGSLLAYLLLPLLLLGAAPGPAGALSEVEKHVMVELHNLYRAQVSPPATSMLRMRWDEELAAFAKAYAQQCVWGHNKERGRRGENLFAITGEGLDVPLAMEEWHHEREHYNLSAISCAAGQMCGHYTQVVWAKTERIGCGSHFCEKLQGVDETNIHLLVCNYEPPGNVKGQRPYQEGTPCSQCPLGYHCKNSLCEPIKGQEEAEDLSSLIIEAPSPLATEASSSRKEGIDSSLATEPPPLLVTEVSSSLATKVLSSKETKAPSSLVTEDSPSTATETPLSLATKVPSVLATHSPLSLDKRPATLLPKSTHDPTPKSADKEARSTRMPSRILESSLHPKISLMGTREPLPLSQEEGEAEAELLHSSEILASVFPAQDKPGEPQTTSKHKGHSSSKSLSNSPSASATANAMGGRTLALQSSLPDAEGSGKHGFRSGSNASPGHVGGLLLGLLLLLPLVLAGIF; encoded by the exons ATGCAGAGCTCCGGCAGTCTCCTGGCGTAtctgctgctgccactgctaCTGCTGGGGGCTGCCCCAGGCCCCGCCGGCGCCCTCAGTGAAGTTGAGAAACACGTGATGGTGGAGCTGCACAACCTCTATCGAGCCCAGGTGTCCCCGCCGGCCACCAGCATGCTGCGAATG AGGTGGGACGAGGAGCTGGCCGCCTTCGCCAAGGCCTACGCGCAGCAGTGCGTGTGGGGCCACAACAAGGAGCGAGGGCGACGCGGCGAGAACCTGTTTGCCATCACGGGCGAGGGTCTGGACGTGCCTCTGGCCATGGAGGAGTGGCACCACGAGCGCGAGCACTACAACCTCAGCGCCATCAGCTGCGCTGCGGGCCAGATGTGCGGCCACTACACGCAG GTGGTCTGGGCCAAGACAGAGAGGATTGGCTGTGGTTCCCACTTCTGTGAGAAGCTCCAGGGCGTTGACGAGACCAACATCCACTTGCTGGTTTGCAACTATGAGCCCCC GGGGAACGTGAAGGGCCAGAGGCCCTACCAAGAggggactccatgctcccaatgtccCTTGGGCTACCACTGCAAAAACTCCCTTTGTG AACCCATCAAAGGCCAGGAAGAGGCTGAGGATTTGTCTTCCCTGATAATTGAGGCCCCATCTCCCCTAGCAACAGAAGCCTCAAGCTCTAGGAAAGAGGGGATCGATTCTTCCTTAGCAACAGAACCTCCACCCCTTTTGGTAACAGAGGTCTCAAGCTCCCTGGCAACAAAGGTTCTATCGTCTAAAGAAACCAAGGCCCCATCTTCCTTAGTAACGGAAGACTCCCCTTCCACGGCAACAGAGACTCCACTTTCCTTAGCAACTAAGGTCCCTTCCGTTTTGGCCACTCACAGCCCGCTCTCCTTGGATAAGAGGCCAGCTACCCTCCTCCCCAAATCAACCCATGATCCCACCCCCAAATCGGCAGACAAAGAGGCCAGGAGTACAAGAATGCCTTCCAGGATCCTGGAGAGTTCTCTGCACCCCAAGATATCCTTGATGGGGACACGGGAGCCGCTACCCCTCTCCCAGGAGGAGGGTGAGGCTGAGGCCGAGTTGCTTCATTCCAGTGAGATCTTGGCCTCAGTCTTTCCAGCCCAGGACAAGCCAGGTGAGCCGCAGACCACATCAAAGCACAAAGGGCACTCCTCCTCCAAGTCCCTGTCCAACTCCCCCAGCGCCTCTGCCACCGCCAATGCCATGGGTGGGCGTACCCTGGCCTTGCAGTCCTCCTTGCCAG ATGCGGAGGGCTCTGGAAAGCACGGCTTCAGGTCAGGGTCAAATGCAAGCCCTGGGCACGTCGGGGGCCTCCTCctgggactgctgctgctgcttccccTGGTGTTGGCTGGAATCTTCTGA
- the PI16 gene encoding peptidase inhibitor 16 isoform X3 translates to MQSSGSLLAYLLLPLLLLGAAPGPAGALSEVEKHVMVELHNLYRAQVSPPATSMLRMRWDEELAAFAKAYAQQCVWGHNKERGRRGENLFAITGEGLDVPLAMEEWHHEREHYNLSAISCAAGQMCGHYTQVVWAKTERIGCGSHFCEKLQGVDETNIHLLVCNYEPPGNVKGQRPYQEGTPCSQCPLGYHCKNSLCEPIKGQEEAEDLSSLIIEAPSPLATEASSSRKEGIDSSLATEPPPLLVTEVSSSLATKVLSSKETKAPSSLVTEDSPSTATETPLSLATKVPSVLATHSPLSLDKRPATLLPKSTHDPTPKSADKEARSTRMPSRILESSLHPKISLMGTREPLPLSQEEGEAEAELLHSSEILASVFPAQDKPDAEGSGKHGFRSGSNASPGHVGGLLLGLLLLLPLVLAGIF, encoded by the exons ATGCAGAGCTCCGGCAGTCTCCTGGCGTAtctgctgctgccactgctaCTGCTGGGGGCTGCCCCAGGCCCCGCCGGCGCCCTCAGTGAAGTTGAGAAACACGTGATGGTGGAGCTGCACAACCTCTATCGAGCCCAGGTGTCCCCGCCGGCCACCAGCATGCTGCGAATG AGGTGGGACGAGGAGCTGGCCGCCTTCGCCAAGGCCTACGCGCAGCAGTGCGTGTGGGGCCACAACAAGGAGCGAGGGCGACGCGGCGAGAACCTGTTTGCCATCACGGGCGAGGGTCTGGACGTGCCTCTGGCCATGGAGGAGTGGCACCACGAGCGCGAGCACTACAACCTCAGCGCCATCAGCTGCGCTGCGGGCCAGATGTGCGGCCACTACACGCAG GTGGTCTGGGCCAAGACAGAGAGGATTGGCTGTGGTTCCCACTTCTGTGAGAAGCTCCAGGGCGTTGACGAGACCAACATCCACTTGCTGGTTTGCAACTATGAGCCCCC GGGGAACGTGAAGGGCCAGAGGCCCTACCAAGAggggactccatgctcccaatgtccCTTGGGCTACCACTGCAAAAACTCCCTTTGTG AACCCATCAAAGGCCAGGAAGAGGCTGAGGATTTGTCTTCCCTGATAATTGAGGCCCCATCTCCCCTAGCAACAGAAGCCTCAAGCTCTAGGAAAGAGGGGATCGATTCTTCCTTAGCAACAGAACCTCCACCCCTTTTGGTAACAGAGGTCTCAAGCTCCCTGGCAACAAAGGTTCTATCGTCTAAAGAAACCAAGGCCCCATCTTCCTTAGTAACGGAAGACTCCCCTTCCACGGCAACAGAGACTCCACTTTCCTTAGCAACTAAGGTCCCTTCCGTTTTGGCCACTCACAGCCCGCTCTCCTTGGATAAGAGGCCAGCTACCCTCCTCCCCAAATCAACCCATGATCCCACCCCCAAATCGGCAGACAAAGAGGCCAGGAGTACAAGAATGCCTTCCAGGATCCTGGAGAGTTCTCTGCACCCCAAGATATCCTTGATGGGGACACGGGAGCCGCTACCCCTCTCCCAGGAGGAGGGTGAGGCTGAGGCCGAGTTGCTTCATTCCAGTGAGATCTTGGCCTCAGTCTTTCCAGCCCAGGACAAGCCAG ATGCGGAGGGCTCTGGAAAGCACGGCTTCAGGTCAGGGTCAAATGCAAGCCCTGGGCACGTCGGGGGCCTCCTCctgggactgctgctgctgcttccccTGGTGTTGGCTGGAATCTTCTGA
- the PI16 gene encoding peptidase inhibitor 16 isoform X2, protein MQSSGSLLAYLLLPLLLLGAAPGPAGALSEVEKHVMVELHNLYRAQVSPPATSMLRMRWDEELAAFAKAYAQQCVWGHNKERGRRGENLFAITGEGLDVPLAMEEWHHEREHYNLSAISCAAGQMCGHYTQVVWAKTERIGCGSHFCEKLQGVDETNIHLLVCNYEPPGNVKGQRPYQEGTPCSQCPLGYHCKNSLCEPIKGQEEAEDLSSLIIEAPSPLATEASSSRKEGIDSSLATEPPPLLVTEVSSSLATKVLSSKETKAPSSLVTEDSPSTATETPLSLATKVPSVLATHSPLSLDKRPATLLPKSTHDPTPKSADKEARSTRMPSRILESSLHPKISLMGTREPLPLSQEEGEAEAELLHSSEILASVFPAQDKPGEPQTTSKHKGHSSSKSLSNSPSASATANAMGGRTLALQSSLPGTAKDYFPK, encoded by the exons ATGCAGAGCTCCGGCAGTCTCCTGGCGTAtctgctgctgccactgctaCTGCTGGGGGCTGCCCCAGGCCCCGCCGGCGCCCTCAGTGAAGTTGAGAAACACGTGATGGTGGAGCTGCACAACCTCTATCGAGCCCAGGTGTCCCCGCCGGCCACCAGCATGCTGCGAATG AGGTGGGACGAGGAGCTGGCCGCCTTCGCCAAGGCCTACGCGCAGCAGTGCGTGTGGGGCCACAACAAGGAGCGAGGGCGACGCGGCGAGAACCTGTTTGCCATCACGGGCGAGGGTCTGGACGTGCCTCTGGCCATGGAGGAGTGGCACCACGAGCGCGAGCACTACAACCTCAGCGCCATCAGCTGCGCTGCGGGCCAGATGTGCGGCCACTACACGCAG GTGGTCTGGGCCAAGACAGAGAGGATTGGCTGTGGTTCCCACTTCTGTGAGAAGCTCCAGGGCGTTGACGAGACCAACATCCACTTGCTGGTTTGCAACTATGAGCCCCC GGGGAACGTGAAGGGCCAGAGGCCCTACCAAGAggggactccatgctcccaatgtccCTTGGGCTACCACTGCAAAAACTCCCTTTGTG AACCCATCAAAGGCCAGGAAGAGGCTGAGGATTTGTCTTCCCTGATAATTGAGGCCCCATCTCCCCTAGCAACAGAAGCCTCAAGCTCTAGGAAAGAGGGGATCGATTCTTCCTTAGCAACAGAACCTCCACCCCTTTTGGTAACAGAGGTCTCAAGCTCCCTGGCAACAAAGGTTCTATCGTCTAAAGAAACCAAGGCCCCATCTTCCTTAGTAACGGAAGACTCCCCTTCCACGGCAACAGAGACTCCACTTTCCTTAGCAACTAAGGTCCCTTCCGTTTTGGCCACTCACAGCCCGCTCTCCTTGGATAAGAGGCCAGCTACCCTCCTCCCCAAATCAACCCATGATCCCACCCCCAAATCGGCAGACAAAGAGGCCAGGAGTACAAGAATGCCTTCCAGGATCCTGGAGAGTTCTCTGCACCCCAAGATATCCTTGATGGGGACACGGGAGCCGCTACCCCTCTCCCAGGAGGAGGGTGAGGCTGAGGCCGAGTTGCTTCATTCCAGTGAGATCTTGGCCTCAGTCTTTCCAGCCCAGGACAAGCCAGGTGAGCCGCAGACCACATCAAAGCACAAAGGGCACTCCTCCTCCAAGTCCCTGTCCAACTCCCCCAGCGCCTCTGCCACCGCCAATGCCATGGGTGGGCGTACCCTGGCCTTGCAGTCCTCCTTGCCAG GTACTGCCAAAGACTactttccaaagtga